The Methanofastidiosum sp. sequence TCTTTAAAAGAGAAGATATTTTCAAATTATTTAAAAAATAAGACTGATCCTTCAAAAATACCAGGGATGTTTGAAGAGATTAAATCAAAAATAGATAAACTATGAGGTGTATTTAATGCCAAGAAAGAAAAAAGAAATCATCGAAGAACCCGTTGAAGAAGTTAAGGAAGAGCCATTAGAGACTCTTGAGGCAGAAGATATAGTTGAAGAACCAAATGAAGTAGTTGAAGATATTCCTGGGGAAGAACCAAATGAAGTAGTTGAAGACATCCCTGACGAAGAAACATTGGAAGAAGAAATTGCTGAAGATGTAGTTATTAAAGATACAACCTCTGAAGAAGAAGTCATAAAGAAACTATCTATTGCCGAGAAAAAAAGACTTGAAGAAGAAAGAAAATCTATGGGAAATAGATGGGTTCCCAAGACAAAACTTGGTAGGATGGTTGCAAACGGAGAGATCACTGATATTTCACAAATATTAAATAAGGGCCTTAGAATAATGGAGCCTGAGATAGTAGATGTATTGCTACCGGAAGTTACTGATCAGAATAATCAGGAAGTATTAAATATCAATATGGTTCAGAGAATGACCGACTCTGGAAGAAAAGTCAGATTTTCAGTTATGGTTGTTATAGGTAACAGAAACGGTTACGTTGGAATTGGGAAGGCCAAAGCAAAGGAAGTTGGACCTGCTATCAGAAAAGCGATTAATAATGCAAAACTCAATGTTATTCAAGTAAAAAGAGGTTGTGGAAGTTGGGAATGTAAATGTGGTACAGCTCATACAGTTCCATTTAGAGTAACAGGTAAGGCAAGTAGCGTTACTGTGACTTTAATACCTGCTCCAAACGGTTTGGGCCTTACAGTAGGGGGCGTCGGTAAGAAAATATTATCTCTTGCAGGAATAAAAGACGCATGGTCAAAAACAGATGGTCAAACGCAGACAACAGTTAACTTTGCAAATGCAGTAATGCATGCCCTATACCAAACAAACACAATGAGTGCACAAGAGAGAGATATCAAGGTTATAGGTATTGTTACAGGAAATACTAATTAGGTGAGATTATGAATAGATTAGCCGTTGTAAGAGTAAGAGGCAGGGTGGACGTAAAAAAAGACGTGAAAGATACTCTAAAAATGCTTAATTTAACTAAGACAAATCACTGCGTTATAATAGACGATAGAGAGTCTTTTGCAGGAATGTTACAAAAAGTTAAAGATTATGTTACATATGGGCCGATTGATGCCGATACTCTTTCCAAACTCATAATTAAATGGGGGAGATTAGAGGGAGACGTTCGAATAACTGAAGTGTATGTTAAGGAAAAGACTGGAAAAGATTTAGAATCTTTCTGTAAAGATTTCTTAGAGTTTAAAAATGAACTTTCTGACCTTAACTTGAAAAAGGTCTTTAGGCTTCACCCACCACACAAGGGATACGAAGCAACAAAGAAACCATATACACTTGGTGGAACTCTCGGCGCAAGAGATGTTGAAATCAACGGTCTTATCCAAAAAATGATTTAGGTGTATTAAGATGATCAGAGTAAAAAAGAAGATTACAAAAATGAGAGGGTCCAGAACATGTGGCGGTGGCTGCTCCAAGAAAAGAAGAGGGGCCGGCCATAGAGGTGGGCGAGGTCTTGCCGGAAGCGGTAAGAAAAAGAAAACAAAATGGACAAGAACAATAATTACAATGCCTGGCCACGTTGGATCATATGGATTTTCTAGAGACTCCTATTTACGAAAAGATCCTTCATTCATAAATGTTGGATATATCGAAGACAAGATTCAAAATTTAATTGATAGGAATATTGCCGAAAAGAAAGAAGGAAAATTATATATTGATGTTTCTAAACTAGGCGTTAAGAAAGTATGCGGAAAAGGACAAATAACAGGAGCCTATATTATAACAGCAGAAGAATTCTCTAAAAAGGCAGAGGAGAAAATTTTATTAGCTGGGGGAGAAGCTGTAGTTGCAGGTGACAATTAATGAGTGCTATTGAAGGATTTCGGCAAAGTCTATTTAGATTTTTACCTGAGGTTACATTACCTAAAAAACGTATTAATCTAAAGAATAGGCTCATCTGGAGTGGACTGATGTTATTAATCTACTTCATACTTGCTGAAATACCGGTCTATGGCATTACTGGTGACCAGATTGATTATTTCTCAGGCCTTAGGGCCATCATGGCTGGAGAAAATGGTTCTATTTTAACTTTGGGCATAGGTCCAGTTGTTACTGCAGGTATTATAATGCAATTACTTGCAGGGTCCGATATTCTTAAATTCGATCTTTCCTCCTCTAAAGGGAAAGCAGCTTTTCAAGGTACTCAAAAAATCCTGGCGATTTTCTTATGTTTCTTTGAAGCTGCAATATGGATATTAGGTGGAGCATTTGGTAGGCCTGATAGCTCATTTTTGATTGGTTTCATGGTATTACAGCTTGCTATAGGTGGACTTTTGGTATTAATGATGGATGAAGTTGTAACAAAATGGGGTTTTGGGTCAGGAATATCACTTTTTATTGCAGCAAATGTTTCTCAAAGAATATTATGGGAAGCATTCAGTTTTGCCAAGTCACCAATAAATCCTGATGAATTTATTGGCGCCGTGCCTGCATTTATTAAATCATTTATAGACGGGCAACCTGTTTGGGTTAGAGGGGGATTGCTCCCCGATATGACACAAGTATTTTTTACCTTAGTTGTATTTGCTATAGTAGTCTATGCTGAAGGCATGAGATTGGAAATACCTTTATCATATGGTAAGTTCCGAGGAGCAAGAGGAAGATACCCAATAAAATTCCTTTACGCTTCAAATATACCAGTTATTCTTACCGCAGCATTATTTGCAAATGTTCAGTTATTTGCAAGAATACTAACTAGCAGAGGAATCAATTTGTTGGGAACATTTAATGAGTTTGGGGGTCCAAAGAGTGGATTAATTTATTATCTTACTCCCCCCCACAGCATTGAAGTTTTACTTAATGAGCCTTTAAGGGCAATCATATATTTGGCCGTCTTTATCGCACTTTGCGCTATGTTTGCTGTACTTTGGATTGATTTGACAGGGATGGGGCCAAAGGAAGTTGCTAAAAAACTTCAGGGCTCAGGAATGCAAATACCCGGATTCAGAAGAGATATTAGAATATTAGAAAAAGTCCTCGATAGATATATCCCTCCGATTACAGTAATGGGGGGAATATTTGTTGGACTTCTTGCAGCGTTTGCCGATTTTACTGGAGCTCTTGGTACTGGTACAGGAATATTATTAACCGTTGGTATTGTTTACAGAATGTACGAGGAACTTGCAAAGGAGCAAATGGGTGAAATGATGCCTGGATTAAGGCAATTTTTAGGATAGGTGAAAATAATGAGTATATATGATGCTATATTAAATCCCCTGTATAATGTGCTAGACATAGCATTTGGATGGCTATTTGCCTATGGGTCAATGTATGCCATTTTAGGAGTATCCATAGTGATAGGAACAACCCTTACATTAGTTCAGTACCTTCTTGTTGACCAAAAGGAACTCAAATCAATGAGAGAAGAGACTACCGCTTTTCAGAAAGAGATGCTTAATGCTCAGAAATCAAATGATAAGAATAGAATAAAAAAGCTCCAAAAAAAGAAAGGTAGAATTGATGAAATGCAAAGGAAACTAATGCAAATGTCATTTAAACCATTGTATGTAACCATGATACCGATATTTATATTCTTTTCATGGCTCCGACAATCACCTGCTGCCGATATTGTTGATCCAGTAGTCATTAAATTACCTTTTGACACACTTCTTGTACAAATGTTCCATAGAGGAAGTCCTCCAGGATTCCAGACTGGTGATTGGCTAGGCTGGCTTGGATGGTACATATTTTCAAGTTCAGTAGTATCGAATATAATTAGAAAAATAATGGGAATGGCTTAGAGGTGAGAAATTATGCCGAGACCGATGTATAGATCAAGATCTTTAAAAAGAAAAAAGGTGAGAACGCCTTCTGGAAATGTAGTAACACATTACAGAGAAAAAAGGACGGGTACACCTCATTGTGGGGAGTGTGGAGCTATTCTTGGTGGAGTACCAAGAGGTTTGAGACCTTACGAAATGAGAAGATTACCAAAAACTAAAAAGAGGCCAGAAAGAAAATTTGGAGGAGTTCTCTGCCCCACTTGCACAAGCGACCTGATTAAAAAGGACGTAAGAGGACAAATCTAATGCGTGTGACTATTGGGGGGCCACCAGGTAGTGGAAAAACAACTGTTGCGAAAATTGTTTCAAAAGAACTTCGATATAAACATATCTATACTGGAGATATTTTTAGAAATCTTGCTAAAGAAAAGGGAATGTCTCTAGAGGATTTTTCTATATTAGCTGAGAAAGATTACTCGATAGACAATGAAGTTGACCGAAGACAAAAAGAATTAGGAACTCAAGATAATATAATCCTTGAGGGAAGAATGGCAAGATTTATGATTGATCCTGATTTCAGCGTATGGATTACAGCCCCTTTTGAAGAGAGGGTTAGAAGGATAGCCCAAAGAGAAAATCTCTCATATGACACAATATTTAAAGATACAGAAATTAGAGAAAAAAGTGAAATAAACAGATATCAAAAGATTTATAATGTGGATATATCTAATCTGGCTTCATATGATCTTGTGATTAATTCCCTTAAGTTTAATGCAAAGGGAGTAAGCCAGATCATAATTGCAGCCGTAAATAACATATCACCGGTACCAAAGGGCGACCGGGTATAAATTGGAGGTGACATAATGGCAATGGAAGTAGGAAGAGTTTGCACAAAACTTTTAGGAAGAGAAGCAGATAAAAACTGCGTTATTGTAGAAATTGTAAATAAAAACTTTGTTGTTGTTTCAGGACCAAAGGAGTTAACAGGTGTTAAAAGAAGGAGATGCAATATAAAACATCTTGAGCCTTGGCAAGTAAAAATAAATGTCGAGAAAGGTGCATCTGATGATACCCTAAAGGCGGCCATTGAAAAGGCCAAGATAGAGGGGTACAGTTGAAAGGGTCCGATGGAAAAATATTATACAAATCAAAGGACAAGACAAGTTCTAGATATGGAAAAAAACCCGAAGAACGAAATTTAGATGAACTATTGCAAAAAGGAATTGTCAATATCGATAAACCTAGAGGGCCTACTTCTCATGAAGTGACTTCTTGGGTAAAGAAAATTCTGGGCATATCCAAAGCAGGTCATTCAGGAACACTTGATCCTAATGTTTCAGGAGTATTACCTGTAACTCTTGGGAAAGCAACAAAACTTGTAAAACTTTTAATGACATCCCACAAAGAATATGTTTGCACACTTCATCTTCAAAAAGATGTCCCGAAGAATGACCTTATGCGAGTATTGAAAGAATACGAGGGAGTTTTATACCAAAAGCCACCGGTAAAAAGTGCCGTTAAAAGACGAGTGAGGACTAGAAAAGTTCATTACATAACACCAATTGAAATCGAGAACAGAGATGTGCTCATGAAAGTTGGCTGTGACGCTGGAACTTATATAAGAAAACTATGTTATGACATGGGCCTTTCATTGGGATGTGGTGCAAGTATGGAAGAACTAAGAAGGACTAAAACTGGAGTATTTGGTGAGGAATCTACGATACTACTTCAAGATCTCCTTGATGCAAAAGTTTTCTCAATAGAAGAGAATAACGAGGATATCTTGAAGAAGTTAATAGTACCATATGAAATCGTTCTCGATCCACTAAAGAAGATATGGATTAAAGATACTGCTGTAGAAGCATTATGCCAAGGTTCAATACTTACTGCTCCAGGCGTATCTAAACTTCAAAGTGAAATTTCGAAAGGGGAAACAGTTGCTATACTGACACTTAAAAACGAAGCAGTCTCACTAGCAGAAGCCGTAATGAGTTCTGAAGAGATATTAAAAAAGGATAAAGACATTGTTGCAAAACCACTTACAGTTCTCATGGAAACAGGGGTATACCCAAGGACGTGGAATTAATGCCTCACTATTATTCTGAAGATGTCACTGCTCCGTTGAAAATAGGAAGAATCTCGGAGATAATTTTGGGTAAAATGTATCAATTTGATATTGCACC is a genomic window containing:
- a CDS encoding 30S ribosomal protein S5 encodes the protein MGNRWVPKTKLGRMVANGEITDISQILNKGLRIMEPEIVDVLLPEVTDQNNQEVLNINMVQRMTDSGRKVRFSVMVVIGNRNGYVGIGKAKAKEVGPAIRKAINNAKLNVIQVKRGCGSWECKCGTAHTVPFRVTGKASSVTVTLIPAPNGLGLTVGGVGKKILSLAGIKDAWSKTDGQTQTTVNFANAVMHALYQTNTMSAQERDIKVIGIVTGNTN
- the rpmD gene encoding 50S ribosomal protein L30, giving the protein MNRLAVVRVRGRVDVKKDVKDTLKMLNLTKTNHCVIIDDRESFAGMLQKVKDYVTYGPIDADTLSKLIIKWGRLEGDVRITEVYVKEKTGKDLESFCKDFLEFKNELSDLNLKKVFRLHPPHKGYEATKKPYTLGGTLGARDVEINGLIQKMI
- a CDS encoding 50S ribosomal protein L15, with the protein product MIRVKKKITKMRGSRTCGGGCSKKRRGAGHRGGRGLAGSGKKKKTKWTRTIITMPGHVGSYGFSRDSYLRKDPSFINVGYIEDKIQNLIDRNIAEKKEGKLYIDVSKLGVKKVCGKGQITGAYIITAEEFSKKAEEKILLAGGEAVVAGDN
- the secY gene encoding preprotein translocase subunit SecY yields the protein MSAIEGFRQSLFRFLPEVTLPKKRINLKNRLIWSGLMLLIYFILAEIPVYGITGDQIDYFSGLRAIMAGENGSILTLGIGPVVTAGIIMQLLAGSDILKFDLSSSKGKAAFQGTQKILAIFLCFFEAAIWILGGAFGRPDSSFLIGFMVLQLAIGGLLVLMMDEVVTKWGFGSGISLFIAANVSQRILWEAFSFAKSPINPDEFIGAVPAFIKSFIDGQPVWVRGGLLPDMTQVFFTLVVFAIVVYAEGMRLEIPLSYGKFRGARGRYPIKFLYASNIPVILTAALFANVQLFARILTSRGINLLGTFNEFGGPKSGLIYYLTPPHSIEVLLNEPLRAIIYLAVFIALCAMFAVLWIDLTGMGPKEVAKKLQGSGMQIPGFRRDIRILEKVLDRYIPPITVMGGIFVGLLAAFADFTGALGTGTGILLTVGIVYRMYEELAKEQMGEMMPGLRQFLG
- a CDS encoding DUF106 domain-containing protein, yielding MSIYDAILNPLYNVLDIAFGWLFAYGSMYAILGVSIVIGTTLTLVQYLLVDQKELKSMREETTAFQKEMLNAQKSNDKNRIKKLQKKKGRIDEMQRKLMQMSFKPLYVTMIPIFIFFSWLRQSPAADIVDPVVIKLPFDTLLVQMFHRGSPPGFQTGDWLGWLGWYIFSSSVVSNIIRKIMGMA
- a CDS encoding 50S ribosomal protein L34e, producing the protein MPRPMYRSRSLKRKKVRTPSGNVVTHYREKRTGTPHCGECGAILGGVPRGLRPYEMRRLPKTKKRPERKFGGVLCPTCTSDLIKKDVRGQI
- a CDS encoding AAA family ATPase; translation: MRVTIGGPPGSGKTTVAKIVSKELRYKHIYTGDIFRNLAKEKGMSLEDFSILAEKDYSIDNEVDRRQKELGTQDNIILEGRMARFMIDPDFSVWITAPFEERVRRIAQRENLSYDTIFKDTEIREKSEINRYQKIYNVDISNLASYDLVINSLKFNAKGVSQIIIAAVNNISPVPKGDRV
- a CDS encoding 50S ribosomal protein L14e gives rise to the protein MMAMEVGRVCTKLLGREADKNCVIVEIVNKNFVVVSGPKELTGVKRRRCNIKHLEPWQVKINVEKGASDDTLKAAIEKAKIEGYS
- a CDS encoding RNA-guided pseudouridylation complex pseudouridine synthase subunit Cbf5, producing the protein MKGSDGKILYKSKDKTSSRYGKKPEERNLDELLQKGIVNIDKPRGPTSHEVTSWVKKILGISKAGHSGTLDPNVSGVLPVTLGKATKLVKLLMTSHKEYVCTLHLQKDVPKNDLMRVLKEYEGVLYQKPPVKSAVKRRVRTRKVHYITPIEIENRDVLMKVGCDAGTYIRKLCYDMGLSLGCGASMEELRRTKTGVFGEESTILLQDLLDAKVFSIEENNEDILKKLIVPYEIVLDPLKKIWIKDTAVEALCQGSILTAPGVSKLQSEISKGETVAILTLKNEAVSLAEAVMSSEEILKKDKDIVAKPLTVLMETGVYPRTWN